Proteins encoded in a region of the Augochlora pura isolate Apur16 chromosome 4, APUR_v2.2.1, whole genome shotgun sequence genome:
- the LOC144468712 gene encoding CD63 antigen-like encodes MVSGGMTCIKYLTFLFNLIFAITGIVFIAVGTVILVVYSGYNNFMDSWFFAAPVFMIVIGIVVFVVSFFGCCGAVKENHCMIITFSVLLLLIFVLELVAGISGYLMQSEVRYMVENRMSNTMKEYETEANIRKSWDIMHHDLQCCGMNGPPDWAQIGFAENTLPNSCCKEVPKGSKCDTNSIYVYQGGCMHSLQNAIEHNALILGGVGIGIAIIQLVGVIFACCLARSIRREYETVETAAH; translated from the exons ATGGTGTCCGGTGGAATGACGTGTATTAAATACCTGACGTTTCTCTTCAACTTGATATTCGCT ATAACAGGGATTGTGTTCATAGCAGTTGGCACTGTAATCCTAGTAGTTTACAGtggatataataattttatggacAGTTGGTTCTTTGCAGCACCAGTTTTCATGATTGTTATAGGGATTGTAGTATTCGTTGTATCATTCTTTGGCTGCTGTGGAGCTGTGAAAGAGAATCATTGCATGATAATAACG TTTTCAGTATTACTTCTCCTAATCTTTGTACTGGAGCTTGTTGCCGGTATTTCTGGATATTTGATGCAGAGTGAAGTTCGGTATATGGTGGAAAATAGAATGAGCAATACTATGAAGGAATATGAAACTGAAGCAAACATTCGCAAGTCTTGGGATATTATGCATCATGAT CTCCAATGTTGTGGAATGAATGGTCCTCCTGATTGGGCTCAAATTGGCTTCGCAGAAAATACTCTACCAAATTCCTGCTGTAAGGAAGTACCAAAAGGAAGCAAATGTGacacaaattcaatttatgtaTATCAAGGTGGATGTATGCACAGTCTCCAAAATGCTATTGAGCATAATGCATTAATTTTGGGTGGTGTAGGAATTGGCATTGCTATCATTCAG ttgGTTGGAGTAATATTCGCATGCTGTTTGGCACGTTCAATACGTCGCGAATACGAAACTGT CGAGACCGCAGCGCACTGA